A genomic segment from Micropterus dolomieu isolate WLL.071019.BEF.003 ecotype Adirondacks linkage group LG03, ASM2129224v1, whole genome shotgun sequence encodes:
- the si:ch211-225p5.8 gene encoding sodium channel subunit beta-1: MICHLSFLVICSLFVSQCYGGCAEVDSLTEAVAGEGFLLGCISCKIREEVPAQATVDWHFKPLGEEEFMHIFHYEHPSADILHEDFSDRLEWHGTQNSDIQTGSIYIQNVTFNDTGMYRCTVHRTLFLSQYHEHVTVEKEVELSVVAVANPELTAVISEIMMYVLIVVLQLWLIIVMVYCYKKISEEHEAREARKALKAQAQLIESKDNCDGVQLE, translated from the exons ATGATATgccatttgtcttttttagttATCTGCAGTCTTTTCG TGTCTCAGTGCTATGGTGGCTGTGCGGAGGTGGACTCCCTGACTGAAGCCGTGGCAGGAGAAGGATTCCTGCTGGGCTGCATCTCCTGTAAAATAAGAGAGGAGGTCCCTGCCCAAGCCACCGTAGATTGGCACTTCAAACCGCTGGGAGAGGAGGAGTTCATGCAT ATTTTCCACTATGAGCACCCCAGTGCCGACATCCTCCATGAAGATTTCAGTGACCGCCTGGAGTGGCATGGGACACAAAACAGCGATATTCAGACAGGATCCATTTACATTCAAAATGTCACCTTCAATGACACAGGGATGTACCGCTGCACGGTCCATCGCACTCTCTTCCTGTCGCAATATCACGAGCATGTTACTgtggagaaggaggtggagctCAGCGTAGTGGCTGTAG CCAATCCGGAGCTGACAGCGGTGATCTCAGAGATAATGATGTACGTGCTGATCGTGGTTCTGCAGCTGTGGCTCATTATAGTTATGGTCTACTGTTATAAGAAGATTTCGGAGGAGCACGAAGCTCGGGAGGCCCGTAAAGCTCTCAAGGCTCAGGCACA ACTAATAGAATCAAAAGACAACTGTG